Proteins from one Halovivax limisalsi genomic window:
- a CDS encoding TrkH family potassium uptake protein yields the protein MRVHYRTVGRDLGRILQVVSLMLLVSIGVAGINGEFYAMPTFAISAAAVGGVGFALTRKCRAAPDSGKLEAMVTAATAWGAVGLLGGLPFWLLAWTITVDPFPAWANTPPIADTVAVFRQPLNGVFESTSGFTSTGLTMASVEGELPRSLQWWRSFTEWIGGVGVIVLTVAILARPGSGSLTLYESEARSKKIHPSVVSTVTEIWKIYLGITIAGILLFILAGMGPWDAINHAMTGISTGGFSVHADSIGHYDSPLVEYAVVPVMVAGSIAFPIHYLILKGEVRNFYADIQTRWVFIWFTVGTIVLTALLSSTGQYATFEETFRIALFQFVSATSNAGFGTTTIGDGTEQVWSAGSTLLLCLGMLTGAAAGSTVGGLKLIRVLILLKGTAWQIRSVFVPTSAVRHLRLGKRTLEQNQVEKEYTEAAVVFVLWILFLMAGVAVFLWTLPSAYPVEYIIFEVMSAQSTVGLDAGITGPAMPTAAKTMLIFNMWIGRLEIIPVAVLLGAVLRRLDGYT from the coding sequence TTCGATCGGCGTCGCCGGAATCAACGGCGAATTCTACGCGATGCCGACCTTCGCCATCTCCGCCGCCGCGGTCGGCGGCGTCGGTTTCGCGCTCACCCGGAAGTGTCGGGCGGCTCCGGACTCGGGAAAGCTCGAGGCGATGGTGACGGCGGCGACCGCGTGGGGTGCGGTCGGCCTGCTCGGCGGCCTTCCGTTCTGGCTCCTTGCGTGGACGATCACGGTGGATCCGTTTCCGGCGTGGGCAAACACGCCACCGATCGCCGACACGGTGGCCGTCTTCCGTCAGCCGCTGAACGGGGTCTTCGAGAGTACGAGCGGGTTCACCAGCACGGGTTTGACGATGGCATCGGTCGAGGGGGAACTCCCGCGATCGCTCCAGTGGTGGCGGTCGTTCACGGAGTGGATCGGCGGCGTCGGCGTCATCGTCCTCACCGTCGCGATTCTCGCTCGACCGGGCAGCGGATCGCTGACGCTGTACGAGAGCGAGGCACGGTCGAAGAAGATTCACCCGAGCGTCGTCTCGACGGTCACCGAGATCTGGAAGATTTACCTCGGGATCACGATCGCCGGCATTCTGCTCTTTATCCTGGCCGGAATGGGGCCCTGGGACGCGATCAATCACGCGATGACCGGAATTTCCACCGGCGGGTTCTCGGTTCACGCGGATTCGATCGGCCACTATGACAGCCCGCTCGTCGAGTACGCGGTCGTCCCGGTGATGGTCGCCGGGAGTATCGCGTTCCCGATCCACTACCTGATTCTCAAAGGTGAAGTGCGGAATTTCTACGCAGACATACAGACCCGGTGGGTGTTCATCTGGTTTACCGTCGGAACCATCGTACTGACGGCGCTTCTCTCGTCAACCGGTCAGTACGCCACGTTCGAAGAGACGTTCAGGATCGCGCTGTTCCAGTTCGTCTCCGCGACGTCGAATGCCGGCTTCGGGACGACGACGATCGGCGATGGAACCGAACAGGTCTGGTCAGCCGGGTCGACGTTGCTGCTCTGTCTCGGGATGCTCACCGGCGCGGCGGCAGGATCCACCGTCGGCGGTCTCAAACTCATCCGCGTCCTCATCCTGCTCAAGGGCACGGCGTGGCAGATCAGAAGCGTCTTCGTCCCAACGAGTGCAGTCCGACACCTCCGGCTGGGCAAACGGACGCTCGAACAGAATCAGGTCGAGAAGGAGTACACGGAGGCGGCGGTCGTGTTCGTCCTCTGGATCCTCTTTCTTATGGCTGGCGTTGCCGTATTTCTGTGGACGCTCCCATCGGCCTACCCCGTGGAGTACATTATCTTCGAGGTGATGAGCGCACAGAGCACCGTCGGCCTCGACGCGGGTATCACTGGACCCGCAATGCCGACCGCGGCGAAGACAATGTTGATTTTCAATATGTGGATCGGGAGGCTGGAAATTATCCCCGTTGCCGTGCTGTTGGGGGCCGTGTTACGGCGGCTCGATGGCTATACGTGA
- a CDS encoding flavin reductase family protein: protein MPDHDVADLSPRERGRIIKTAVSPRPIAWISTRGPDGVDNLAPFSAYNCVSSAEPVVSFSVPAGDRDELKDTPRNVLETGEFAVNVATEALVEEMDATSASLSADESGFDFAGVARLVSHV, encoded by the coding sequence GCCGATCTCTCACCGCGCGAACGGGGACGTATCATCAAGACGGCCGTCTCGCCGCGACCGATCGCCTGGATCTCGACGCGCGGTCCCGACGGCGTGGACAATCTCGCGCCCTTCTCGGCGTACAACTGCGTCTCCTCGGCCGAACCGGTCGTCTCGTTCAGCGTCCCGGCCGGCGACCGCGACGAGCTGAAGGACACGCCGCGAAACGTCCTCGAGACGGGCGAGTTCGCGGTCAACGTCGCGACCGAGGCGCTGGTCGAGGAGATGGACGCCACCTCGGCGTCGCTTTCGGCCGACGAGAGCGGGTTCGACTTCGCCGGGGTCGCGCGCCTCGTGAGTCACGTATAG